The Bacillus carboniphilus genome window below encodes:
- a CDS encoding SCO family protein: MFKNRQTFIATILVSLFGVTLFYIGTDGFTAYTAETARVNQLMEEKPLFPKVTLEDTEGRVYSFTEFKDKYVFITFIYTACTTVCPRLEMNMAQVYESLPDEHLGEDIIFLSISFDPTRDSPTVLNKYKDYFNSDGETWRMARIPNQKELDLLLEAFGVIVIPDGYGNFAHNSAFYLVGKNGRLAEIMDYTNIEEATKKIESMLKEEE, translated from the coding sequence ATGTTTAAGAATCGTCAAACCTTCATTGCAACCATACTCGTATCCCTTTTTGGAGTCACCTTGTTTTATATAGGGACGGATGGCTTCACCGCCTATACAGCAGAAACAGCAAGAGTGAATCAACTAATGGAAGAAAAGCCTCTGTTTCCAAAAGTCACCCTCGAAGACACCGAAGGACGTGTGTATTCATTCACAGAGTTCAAGGACAAATATGTGTTCATTACCTTTATTTATACAGCTTGTACGACTGTGTGTCCGAGACTTGAGATGAATATGGCTCAAGTTTATGAGAGCCTTCCAGACGAGCACCTTGGTGAGGATATCATTTTTCTCAGCATTAGCTTTGATCCAACAAGAGACTCACCTACTGTCTTGAATAAGTATAAAGATTATTTTAATAGCGATGGGGAGACGTGGAGAATGGCTCGAATCCCCAATCAAAAGGAACTAGACTTGTTGCTTGAGGCATTCGGAGTCATTGTTATACCGGATGGCTACGGGAATTTCGCGCATAACTCCGCTTTTTATTTGGTTGGTAAAAATGGAAGGTTAGCCGAAATAATGGATTATACAAATATTGAAGAAGCAACGAAAAAAATAGAAAGTATGTTAAAGGAGGAGGAATAA